Proteins from a genomic interval of Trichoderma breve strain T069 chromosome 2, whole genome shotgun sequence:
- a CDS encoding amidase domain-containing protein, with amino-acid sequence MSAERDWRQTVAAKQQQRQSAVDAFIADQDPALTEKITAIDDVVVLSKLLATGELKSEDVTKAYITSLTEVLFSEAIQDAKRLDEYLQENGKLIGPLHGVPVTLKDQFNVKGYDTTLGYTVRALKPVSEDAALVKMLRSMGAVIIAKTNVPQSVMWGETDNPLYGLTTNPLNADYTPGGSTGGEGAALYMKGSILGWGTDIGGSIRIPSHMMGLYGLRCSNSRLPHWGCLVSTDGQEHSPSTVGPLARSLSTIHHATREIILHEPWQSDYNVSPVAWRQNMYDEYSSRKLTIGLFLDDGIVRPHPPITRVLQQAAAALRAAGHEVIDWPRDLHAESIELIDELFVVDGGQDIRQDVEAGGEPFIPAIESLVNAGPAISVYDYWQLNKRKAALRQAHLEKWKSVKSPATGRTVDAILMPVMPHSAVPHQASRYTGYTKIWNLVDYVALAVPGGKVEARDCDAQWDYAPRNETDEWIGSVWRDRKGEMAEMGLPVGVQIVGGRLEEEKVLAIGKILDDLLRA; translated from the exons ATGAGCGCCGAACGTGACTGGAGACAGACCGTCGCGgcgaagcagcagcaaaggcagTCAGCCGTAGATGCCTTCATCGCCGATCAAGATCCGGCCTTGACAGAGAAAATCACGGCAATTGACGATGTCGTCGTTCTATCGAAGCTGTTGGCTACGGGAGAATTAAAGAGCGAAGATGTGACAAAGGCATACATTACAAG CCTCACGGAGGTGCTATTCTCCGAAGCTATTCAGGACGCCAAAAGGCTGGATGAGTATCTTCAAGAGAATGGAAAACTCATTGGCCCCCTCCACGGAGTCCCAGTGACGCTCAAGGACCAGTTCAACGTCAAGGGCTATGATACCACGCTTGGATACACGGTGAGGGCACTCAAGCCTGTTTCTGAGGATGCTGCGCTAGTCAAAATGTTGCGATCAATGGGTGCTGTCATCATAGCCAAGACAAACGTCCCTCAAAGTGTTATG TGGGGAGAAACGGACAATCCGCTTTATGGATTGACTACGAATCCCTTGAACGCAGACTACACTCCAGGAGGTTCAACCGGTGGTGAAGGCGCGGCATTATACATGAAGGGCAGCATCTTGGGGTGGGGAACAGACATTGGCGGGAGTATTCGTATTCCCAGCCACATGATGGGTCTCTACGGTCTCAGATGTAGT AACTCGAGATTGCCGCACTGGGGATGTCTTGTCTCGACAGATGGCCAAGAACATTCGCCGTCAACCGTTGGCccgctcgctcgctctctttCCACCATCCACCATGCCACGAGAGAAATCATTCTCCATGAGCCCTGGCAGAGCGACTACAATGTCTCACCTGTCGCATGGCGGCAGAACATGTATGACGAATATTCTTCTAGGAAACTGACAATCGGCCTTTTTCTCGATGATGGCATAGTCAGGCCTCATCCGCCAATCACCAGAGTGTTACagcaggcagcagcagctcttaGAGCCGCAGGCCATGAAGTCATTGACTGGCCACGGGATCTCCATGCCGAATCCATCGAATTGATTGACGAGTTGTTTGTCGTCGACGGCGGACAAGACATTCGACAAGATGTAGAGGCAGGAGGAGAGCCATTTATACCCGCTATAGAAAGCCTCGTCAACGCGGGCCCTGCCATCTCCGTGTACGACTACTGGCAGCTCAACAAGCGCAAGGCCGCCCTACGACAAGCTCACCTCGAAAAATGGAAATCCGTCAAGTCTCCCGCAACGGGGAGGACCGTGGACGCGATATTGATGCCCGTCATGCCTCACTCGGCAGTCCCGCACCAAGCAAGCCGATACACGGGCTACACCAAGATATGGAACTTGGTTGATTATGTGGCGCTTGCCGTTCCGGGAGGCAAAGTTGAGGCTCGCGATTGCGACGCGCAGTGGGATTATGCTCCGCGGAATGAGACGGATGAGTGGATAGGTAGTGTTTGGAGGGATCGTAAGGGGGAGATGGCTGAGATGGGGCTTCCGGTTGGGGTACAGATTGTTGGAGGGaggttggaagaagagaaggtATTGGCGATAGGCAAAATTTTGGACGACTTGTTGAGGGCGTAG
- a CDS encoding amino acid permease domain-containing protein: MSDDDGLYAHTSPAGYGHDVEKSSARIGNYENVRIRGLETSPETSLHRGLKARHISMIAIGGALGTGLIIGTGKALAQAGPGSLLISYCFVGILVYGVMASLGEMAAWLPMSAGFTGYATRYCHPSLGFALGWTYWFKYIITTPNQLTAAALVIQYWCPRDKVNPGVFIAIFLVTILVVNYLGIELFGELEFWLSSFKVIIIVGIIIFALCIACGGGPNGDAPGFRYWHHPGAFAELYQTGSLGKFLGFWSVMVNATFAYLGTELVGVTAGEAQNPRRSIPKAIKLTFFRILFFYCLSVFLVGMIVPYNSPELSFANKQSTGANASPFVVAATLAGVKVLPHIINACILVFVFSASNSDLYIASRTLYGLASDDAAPAIFKRTNKRGVPYPALFLCAAIACLAFMNASTASTVVFGYFVNLVTIFGILTWISILVTYLFFLRARRAQNIPDSAMPYVAPQGYWGTVVCLFFTILIALTKNFDVFIHTSARKFDYKNFITGYLGIPLYIIMLFGHMLVTKSKGVKAHEADFYTGKEIIDAQENEYLEEQEAKRANSQGLHKFYDRYISWLF, from the exons ATGagtgacgacgatgggcTCTACGCTCACACCAGCCCCGCTGGCTACGGACACGATGTCGAGAAAAGCAGCGCCAGAATTGGAAACTACGAGAATGTTCGCATCCGTGGTCTTGAGACTTCGCCTGAGACGTCTCTGCACCGGGGTCTCAAGGCGCGCCACATTTCCAtgattgccattggtggtGCGCTCGGCACTGGTCTCATCATTGGTACCGGAAAGGCCCTCGCTCAGGCTGGTCCCGGCTCGCTGCTCATCTCGTATTGTTTCGTTGGAATTCTCGTCTACGGTGTCATGGCTTCCTTGGGAGAAATGGCTGCTTGGTTACCTATGAGTGCTGGATTTACGGGCTACGCTACGCGATACTGCCACCCATCTCTGGGATTCGCTCTTGGTTGGAC ATATTGGTTCAAGTACATCATTACCACCCCGAATCAGTTGACAGCTGCCGCCTTGGTCATTCAGTATTGGTGTCCTCGAGACAAGGTCAATCCAGGTGTCTTCATTGCCATTTTCCTAGTCACCATTCTTGTTGTG AACTACCTAGGAATTGAACTTTTCGGTGAACTAGAATTCTGGTTGTCCTCTttcaaagtcatcatcatcgttggtatcatcatcttcgcctTGTGCATTGCCTGCGGAGGCGGTCCCAACGGGGATGCCCCTGGCTTCCGATACTGGCACCACCCTGGTGCCTTTGCCGAACTATATCAAACGGGCTCTTTGGGCAAGTTCCTCGGCTTCTGGTCTGTCATGGTCAATGCCACTTTTGCGTACCTCGGAACCGAACTGGTCGGTGTCACCGCTGGTGAAGCCCAGAACCCCCGACGAAGCATTCCTAAGG CCATCAAGCTCACCTTCTTCcgtatcctcttcttctactgCCTCAGCGTCTTCCTTGTCGGCATGATCGTCCCTTACAACAGCCCCGAGCTCTCCTTCGCCAACAAGCAGAGCACCGGTGCCAACGCTTCGCCtttcgtcgtcgccgccacCCTCGCCGGCGTCAAGGTCCTGCCGCACATCATCAACGCCTGCATTCtggtctttgtcttttccgCCTCCAACTCTGATTTGTACATTGCCAGCCGAACTCTCTACGGCCTTGCCTCCGATGACGCTGCtcccgccatcttcaagcgAACCAACAAGCGTGGTGTTCCCTACCCAGCGCTTTTCCTTTGCGCAGCGATTGCCTGCTTGGCGTTTATGAATGCTTCCACCGCCAGTACGGTGGTCTTCGGCTACTTTGTCAACCTCGTCACCATCTTCGGTATCTTGACTTGGATCTCCATCCTTGTCACCtacctcttcttcctccgtGCTCGTCGCGCCCAAAACATCCCCGACAGCGCCATGCCCTATGTCGCCCCTCAAGGCTACTGGGGTACCGTCGTCTGCTTGTTCTTCACAATCCTCATCGCCTTGACCAAGAACTTCGACGTCTTCATCCACACCTCCGCCCGCAAGTTTGACTACAAGAACTTCATCACTGGATATCTTGGAATCCCTCTCTACATCATCATGCTCTTCGGCCACATGCTCGTTACCAAGAGCAAGGGTGTCAAGGCCCACGAGGCGGACTTTTACACTGGAAAGGAAATCATTGATGCTCAGGAGAACGAGTACctcgaggagcaggaggctAAGCGTGCGAACAGCCAGGGGCTGCACAAGTTTTACGATCGCTACATCTCGTGGCTGTTTTAA
- a CDS encoding chitin synthase domain-containing protein, which yields MSYNRLDHDFDDGQHMDPRGNPYRTPSPGHPLQQGYQLDENPYGHHPQNPQMPDIGRLASPSDQLHINPAHSVDTLSYNNSQHPADYSINPEAHHDAYYNAPYEPHPQDGQGYDQHPYSDQQGYDQQGYEQQGYDYDDQRPMLSHQNTEQLPLNQYQDTRPVTPTGGIKRWKTVKQVLLYRGNLVLDCPVPPVMLRENPHGERDEFTHMRYSAATCDPKDFYDENFTLRQKLFSKPRHTELFIVVTMYNEDDVLFARTMVGVFKNIEYMCNRPNSKTWGKDAWKKIVVCIVSDGRAKINPRTRAVLAGLGVYQEGIAKQQVNNKDVTAHIYEYTTQTHLQLNKDVVSLVHRRQPVQLLFCLKEKNAKKINSHRWFFQAFGRVLDPNICVLIDAGTRPGGSSIYHLWKAFDLEPMCGGACGEIKAMLGTGGKNLINPLVATQNFEYKMSNILDKPLESAFGFISVLPGAFSAYRYVALQNDKNGQGPLEKYFLGETLHGGGKAGLFESNMYLAEDRILCFELVTKRNCHWILQYVKSATGETDVPDTVTELVLQRRRWLNGSFFAAIYAIAHFHDFFRSDHSFFRKMAFFVEFVFNTINMIFAWFAIGNFFLVFKILTTSLGSDTLLGKTGEILGVVFEWLYGVILITCFVLSLGNRPAGSGKLYSAMVWFWAIIMIYLMFAAIFIAVKAIIADLNDGDGFNISQLFKNQVFYTLIVSVMSTYGIWLIASLLMFDPWHMVTSFVQYMLLTPTFTNVLNVYAFCNTHDVSWGTKGDDKVEKLPSVNTKDGEGKTDLPDEGDLNAQYQREVAMFSVKFKEEKKDPTPAQLQEKQMDYYRGVRTGVVLIWMITNFALAAVVLSSAGLERITPGNSDDQEAQQTERSNIYMAVVLWSVAALSSFKFLGAMWFLIVRLFRGV from the exons ATGTCGTATAATCGCCTAG ACCACGACTTCGACGACGGTCAACACATGGATCCCCGGGGTAACCCGTACAGGACTCCGTCGCCTGGACATCCGCTTCAGCAAGGATACCAGCTTGACGAGAATCCGTATGGCCACCATCCTCAGAATCCCCAGATGCCTGATATTGGACGGCTAGCCAGTCCGAGTGATCAGCTACACATCAACCCCGCT CACTCTGTCGATACTCTGTCATacaacaacagccagcaCCCCGCGGATTACTCAATAAACCCAGAGGCCCATCACGATGCCTATTATAACGCGCCCTATGAGCCACACCCGCAAGACGGCCAAGGCTATGACCAGCACCCATATAGCGATCAGCAAGGCTACGATCAGCAGGGATACGAACAGCAGGGCTACGATTATGACGACCAGCGGCCGATGCTCTCCCACCAGAATACCGAACAACTTCCCCTCAATCAATATCAAGATACCCGGCCAGTCACGCCGACTGGTGGTATCAAAAGGTGGAAAACGGTAAAGCAGGTGCTCCTGTATCGCGGCAACCTGGTGCTTGATTGTCCAGTGCCTCCGGTGATGCTACGCGAAAACCCCCACGGCGAGCGTGACGAGTTTACACACATGCGCTACTCGGCCGCGACCTGCGACCCCAAGGATTTCTACGACGAAAACTTCACCCTGCGCCAAAAACTCTTCAGCAAGCCACGTCACACTGAGCTCTTCATTGTCGTCACCATGTACAATGAGGATGACGTCTTGTTTGCGCGAACTATGGTGGGTGTCTTCAAGAACATCGAATACATGTGCAACCGCCCCAACAGCAAGACGTGGGGCAAGGACGCTTGGAAAAAGATTGTCGTCTGCATCGTCAGCGATGGTCGTGCCAAGATCAATCCCCGAACAAGAGCTGTGTTGGCAGGCCTCGGAGTCTATCAAGAGGGTATCGCCAAGCAGCAGGTCAACAACAAAGACGTGACTGCCCACATTTACGAGTACACTACACAGACACACTTGCAGCTTAACAAGGACGTTGTCTCGCTCGTCCACCGCCGACAGCCTGTTCAGCTACTTTTCTgcctcaaggagaagaacgcGAAAAAGATCAACTCTCACAGATGGTTCTTCCAAGCGTTTGGCCGTGTGTTGGACCCCAACATTTGCGTCCTCATTGACGCTGGTACGAGGCCCGGTGGTAGCTCCATCTATCACCTCTGGAAGGCGTTTGATTTGGAGCCCATGTGCGGAGGTGCCTGTGGTGAGATCAAGGCTATGTTGGGTACTGGTGGAAAGAACTTGATCAACCCCCTCGTCGCGACGCAAAACTTTGAGTACAAGATGAGCAATATTCTGGACAAGCCCCTGGAATCGGCTTTTGGTTTCATTTCTGTGTTGCCTGGTGCCTTCTCAGCTTATCGATATGTTGCCTTGCAGAACGACAAGAACGGCCAAGGCCCGCTCGAAAAGTATTTCCTGGGTGAAACGCTCCACGGTGGTGGTAAAGCTGGTCTCTTCGAGTCCAACATGTATCTGGCCGAAGATCGTATTCTCTGCTTCGAGCTAGTTACCAAGCGAAACTGCCATTGGATTCTGCAGTACGTCAAGTCTGCCACTGGTGAGACTGATGTGCCCGACACGGTGACGGAACTGGTTCTCCAGCGACGTCGTTGGCTCAACGGTTCCTTCTTTGCCGCTATTTACGCAATTGCTCACTTCCACGACTTCTTCCGCTCCGATCATTCCTTCTTCCGAAAAATGGCATTCTTCGTTGAGTTTGTGTTCAACACTATCAACATGATCTTTGCTTGGTTTGCGATTGGTAACTTCTTCCTGGTTTTCAAGATTCTGACGACAAGTTTGGGCTCGGATACCCTTTTGGGTAAGACGGGTGAAATTTTGGGCGTTGTGTTTGAATGGCTCTATGGCGTTATCCTCATCACCTGCTTCGTCTTGTCTTTGGGCAATCGGCCGGCTGGGTCTGGTAAGCTTTATTCGGCCATGGTCTGGTTCTGGGCAATTATCATGAT CTACTTGATGTTTgcagccatcttcatcgccgtcaAGGCCATTATCGCTGATCTCAACGACGGAGACGGATTCAACATTAGCCAACTGTTTAAGAACCAGGTTTTCTACACGCTCATCGTTTCCGTCATGTCAACCTACGGTATCTGGCTCATTGCATCCCTCCTCATGTTTGACCCGTGGCACATGGTTACTTCTTTCGTTCAGTACATGCTTCTTACACCAACCTTTACCAACGTTCTCAACGTCTACGCCTTTTGCAACACCCACGACGTGTCTTGGGGTACAAAGGGTGACGACAAGGTGGAGAAGCTACCGTCCGTCAACACCAAAGATGGTGAGGGCAAAACGGACCTTCCCGACGAGGGTGATTTGAACGCACAGTACCAGCGAGAAGTCGCGATGTTCAGCGTGAAAttcaaggaagaaaagaaggatcCCACGCCGGCGCAGCTCCAGGAGAAGCAGATGGATTACTACCGAGGTGTGCGTACTGGTGTCGTGCTCATCTGGATGATTACAAACTTTGCGCTTGCTGCTGTCGTCTTGAGCTCGGCCGGTCTGGAGAGGATCACGCCTGGTAATTCGGATGATCAGGAAGCGCAGCAGACGGAGCGGTCTAACATTTACATGGCTGTTGTTCTGTGGAGTGTTGCTGCGTTGAGTAGCTTCAAGTTCCTCGGAGCCATGTGGTTCCTCATCGTCAGACTTTTCAGAGGTGTCTAA
- a CDS encoding glutathione-dependent formaldehyde-activating enzyme domain-containing protein: MSLSGSCLCGEVAYASSSPATLTALCHCLDCQKWTGSTYTANAVVPEASFQVTKGEPKFYDTIGDSGKKNRHFFCANCGSSLYGVLDVMPGEIVIKSGGLDNGAADLKNVGLEFYCERRLSIVPPTEGAKQVPRFG, translated from the exons ATGTCTCTATCAGGAAGTTGCTTGTGTGGAGAGGTGGCTTATGCCAGCAGCA GCCCGGCGACACTCACGGCTCTCTGCCACTGCTTAGACTGCCAGAAG TGGACTGGCTCAACATATACCGCAAATGCTGTAGTCCCCGAAGCGTCCTTCCAAGTCACCAAAG GCGAGCCCAAGTTTTACGACACCATCGGTGACTCTGGAAAGAAGAACAGACATTTTTTCTGCGCCAACTGCGGATCCAGCCTTTACGGAGTGTTGGATGTCATGCCCGGGGAAATTGTCATTAAGAGCGGCGGACTGGATAACGGAGCAGCTGACCTGAAGAACGTGGGGCTTGAGTTTTACTGTGAGAGGAGGTTGAGCATTGTGCCACCAACCGAGGGAGCCAAGCAAGTTCCTCGCTTTGGTTAG
- a CDS encoding zinc-binding dehydrogenase domain-containing protein — MSLPTTSRAWSVREIINDTFDGLVLENNVALPKLGERDVLIQVEAVSLNYRDLAIPRGLYPFPMKTPVVPGSDSAGIVLAVGPKVTRVSKGDRVCTLFNEHHQTSPITPEAVGSGLGGAVDGTLRNYGVFGEHCLVKAPSSLNAVEASTLTCAPLTAWNALYGLQSKAIKAGDWVLTQGTGGVSLAAIQFAVAAGATVVSTTSTSDKADALKKLGASHVINYKETPNWGEAARALTPGGLGFDHILEIGGAASIAQSLKAIKLEGVITIIGFLTSSDKQPPLMDALNHLCIVRGIFVGSRQQFEEMNRAIDSAKIRPVVDSNLFSFEDIKKAYQYQWEAKHFGKVVIQIGN, encoded by the exons ATGTCTCTCCCTACCACTTCACGAGCTTGGTCCGTCCGCGAGATCATCAACGACACTTtcgatggccttgttctGGAAAACAATGTTGCTCTTCCCAAGCTTGGCGAGCGTGATGTGTTGATTCAGGTTGAAGCTGTCTCCCTCAACTACAGAGATCTGGCCATCCCAAGG GGGCTCTACCCATTTCCCATGAAGACGCCTGTTGTTCCTGGCTCCGACAGTGCCGGTATTGTTCTTGCCGTTGGACCCAAGGTTACCAGAGTATCAAAGGGTGACCGAGTATGCACTCTCTTCAACGAGCACCACCAGACGAGCCCGATCACTCCCGAGGCTGTTGGAAGTGGCCTCGGTGGTGCAGTTGATGGCACGCTGCGCAACTACGGCGTCTTTGGCGAGCACTGCCTTGTCAAGGCCCCATCATCTCTCAATGCCGTTGAAGCTAGCACTCTGACATGCGCTCCCCTTACCGCATGGAACGCCCTGTACGGACTGCAGTCAAAGGCTATCAAGGCCGGCGATTGGGTCTTGACGCAGGGTACTGGTGGCGTTAGCCTTGCAGCTATTCAGTTTGCCGTTGCTGCCGGCGCAACTGTCGTCTCTACAACCTCCACAAGCGACAAGGCCGacgccttgaagaagctgggagCTTCCCACGTTATCAACTACAAGGAGACCCCCAACTGGGGCGAGGCTGCCCGAGCCTTGACTCCCGGGGGCCTGGGATTTGACCACATTCTTGAAATTGGCGGTGCCGCAAGCATCGCGCAGTCACTCAAGGCCATTAAGCTGGAGGGTGTCATTACCATCATTGGTTTCCTCACTTCGTCCGACAAGCAGCCTCCTCTGATGGACGCTCTCAACCACCTCTGCATTGTCCGTGGTATCTTTGTCGGTTCTCGACAGCAGTTTGAGGAGATGAACCGAGCGATTGACTCTGCAAAGATTCGTCCCGTGGTCGACTCTaacctcttttcttttgagGACATCAAGAAGGCGTACCAGTACCAGTGGGAGGCCAAGCACTTTGGAAAAGTTGTTATCCAGATTGGAAACTAA
- a CDS encoding FMN-dependent dehydrogenase domain-containing protein, with product MTRKVSTQEVTQHNKRDDTWIVVDGEVYDMTEFAPEHPGGQEIIHKFSGMDATEEYSRVHSPSLIRETLGAKGHVGSLDTSTITEDWKVTNQATKQSASATTREKPALDEIFNMDDFEKAAHITLSDKSWAYIKGASNDNITRDANSSMLRQIWLRPKVLRDVGSVTARTSLFGCDLEIPVFISPTGAARAGGAEGELTLARGAGKAGIVHCFATPSSYTHLEILQETKHQALFQLYVNKDRSKSETIVRTIEATGKVKAILVTVDVPVIPKREDDERVKSKEQLQIAGIGLTPEMFVGDNKGAGMARQVSSFIDPTFSWDDLKWLRSITELPIVVKGVQTAADAIMAAKMGVQGIVISNHGGRAVDTAPPTILVLLELQKNCPEIFSQLEVLIDGGFRRGSDIVKAICLGASAVGLGRPFLYSLGYGQEGVERVAWILKDEIETAMRLCGMTDLMRDAHPDFVNTSTLDLMVPGLKHPYARKVNKSNGWLSSLRSKL from the exons ATGACAAGGAAGGTCTCAACACAGGAAGTTACCCAGCACAACAAACGAGATGATACGTGGATCGTCGTGGATGGCGAGGTGTACGACATGACTGAATTCGCCCCGGAGCATCCCGGCGGGCAAGAGA TTATACACAAATTCTCTGGGATGGACGCTACAGAGGAGTATAGCAGAGTACATTCGCCTTCATTAATCAGGGAGACTCTGGGAGCAAAAGGCCATGTTGGATCGTTGGACACATCGACGATAACAGAAGACTGGAAAGTCACCAATCAGGCCACAAAGCAGTCTGCCTCGGCTACAACGCGAGAGAAACCAGCTCTTGATGAGATTTTCAACATGGACGATTTCGAAAAGGCTGCACATATAACGCTGTCGGACAAATCATGGGCCTACATCAAGGGAGCGTCTAATGATAACATCACAAGAGACGCCAACAGCTCCATGCTTCGGCAGATCTGGCTGCGCCCCAAAGTTCTGCGCGATGTGGGCAGTGTGACGGCACGGACAAGCCTTTTTGGATGCGACCTTGAGATAcccgtcttcatctcgccTACTGGAGCTGCACGAGCTGGCGGTGCTGAGGGTGAGCTAACTTTGGCTCGAGGCGCTGGTAAGGCCGGCATTGTGCATTGCTTCGCgacaccatcatcatacaCCCACCTAGAAATTCTGCAGGAGACAAAACACCAGGCACTCTTCCAGCTGTACGTTAACAAAGACCGATCGAAATCCGAAACTATTGTCCGCACAATCGAGGCTACTGGCAAAGTGAAGGCGATTCTCGTGACAGTTGACGTCCCCGTCATCcccaagagagaagatgacgagcGTGTAAAGTCAAAGGAGCAGCTGCAGATAGCTGGGATTGGCCTAACACCTGAAATGTTCGTTGGTGACAATAAAGGCGCCGGCATGGCACGTCAAGTCTCGTCGTTTATCGACCCGACATTTAGCTGGGACGATTTGAAATGGCTGCGAAGCATCACTGAGTTGCCAATTGTCGTCAAGGGCGTCCAAACCGCAGCCGACGCCATCATGGCTGCGAAAATGGGGGTTCAAGGCATCGTGATAAGTAACCATGGTGGTCGTGCAGTTGACACTGCGCCGCCGACCATCCTCGTCTTGCTGGAATTACAGAAAAATTGTCCAGAGATATTCAGCCAACTTGAGGTTTTGATTGACGGCGGATTTCGACGAGGCTCGGATATTGTCAAGGCTATTTGCTTAGGCGCATCTGCCGTTGGACTTGGCAGGCCGTTCCTCTACTCCTTGGGATACGGTCAGGAAGGAGTAGAGCGTGTAGCGTGGA TTCTCAAAGACGAAATTGAAACCGCTATGCGCCTATGTGGTATGACAGATTTGATGAGAGATGCGCATCCAGACTTTGTGAATACCAGTACCCTGGACTTGATGGTCCCAGGCCTCAAGCATCCCTATGCACGCAAAGTGAACAAGTCAAATGGATGGCTGAGCTCACTGCGGTCCAAGTTGTAA
- a CDS encoding ahpC/TSA antioxidant enzyme domain-containing protein has translation MADPTGPPPHSFTGILKDIEHQNPPRESDDVSQGHEEHHALSEKASSHRRSKPASIDIDKTQPQDFDGELSTNNELPSANVQKMIEDYIVLDRHGKSRTFKSLYMGNNKARRVLVIFIRHFFCGNCQEYLRTLSEHITPDSLLRLPISTFITVVGCGDPALIDMYAKETGCQFPIYTDPTRSLFDALGMVKTLNMGDKPAYAKKSTSRGIFDSIVQGLKQVPKGLALKSGDHRQVGGEFLYEPFQVSTPVTTPHEEQHPQFGTFERPENGNGNGKAREEEERAEEKKITWCHRMKTTRDHVEIPELMEVLGLDSQAHVPDPKDEQRWVEATRQRKGTGATMVPEMKRLSQAARESAEHSHEPVAAENN, from the exons ATGGCTGACCCAACTGGCCCCCCGCCACACTCGTTTACGGGCATCCTCAAGGACATCGAGCACCAAAATCCGCCCAGGGAAAGCGACGATGTTTCCCAAGGCCACGAAGAGCACCATGCGCTGTCCGAAAAGGCGTCGTCTCATAGGCGGTCAAAGCCGGCTTCCATCGACATCGACAAGACCCAGCCGCAGGACTTTGATGGCGAGCTGTCGACCAACAACGAGCTGCCCTCTGCCAATGtccagaagatgattgaAGACTACATCGTGCTGGACCGTCATGGCAAGTCGAGGACGTTCAAGAGCCTGTATATGGGCAACAACAAGGCCAGACGAGTGCTCGTCATCTTTATCCGGCACTTTTTCTGCGGC AACTGCCAGGAATACCTCCGCACCTTGTCCGAGCACATTACCCCCGATTCCCTTCTACGACTTCCCATCAGCACCTTCATCACAGTCGTTGGATGCGGCGACCCCGCCCTGATCGACATGTATGCCAAAGAGACGGGCTGCCAGTTCCCCATATACACGGACCCGACTCGATCGCTGTTCGACGCACTGGGCATGGTCAAGACGCTCAATATGGGCGACAAACCCGCATACGCAAAGAAGAGCACATCAAGGGGGATCTTTGACAGCATCGTCCAGGGCCTGAAACAAGTGCCCAAGGGCCTGGCGCTGAAATCTGGTGACCATCGGCAGGTGGGCGGCGAGTTTCTCTACGAGCCGTTCCAGGTTTCGACGCCAGTTACAACGCCGCACGAGGAGCAGCATCCCCAGTTTGGAACGTTTGAGAGGCCGGAAAACGGGAACGGAAACGGCAAGGccagagaagaggaggagcgggctgaagagaagaagattacGTGGTGCCACAGGATGAAGACTACGAGGGATCATGTAGAGATACCCGAGCTGATGGAGGTGCTGGGACTGGATAGCCAGGCGCATGTGCCAGACCCCAAAGACGAACAGAGGTGGGTAGAAGCTACGCGGCAGCGAAAGGGTACGGGTGCCACCATGGTCcctgagatgaagaggcttAGCCAAGCGGCTCGCGAAAGTGCTGAGCACTCTCATGAACCTGTGGCGGCTGAGAATAACTAA
- a CDS encoding phosphoribulokinase / uridine kinase family domain-containing protein — translation MEPQVQKLLDKVWKRFQETPQDKRLLIGIGGIPGSGKTTLAHIITDKINALSLKNEPSSPPPAAFVPMDGFHLTRAALSAMPDPATAHARRGAPFTFDAPKYLALVQSLREPISPTVTIFAPSFDHAVKDPKENDIAVLPTHRIVVLEGLYLTLDKDVWRDAGALFDELWFVEVDFEVARKRLRERHVRAGIVKTVEEGDKRAMENDLVNGKEIIDCRLQVHELVQSREDGSWVHE, via the exons ATGGAGCCTCAGGTGCAGAAGTTGCTGGACAAGGTCTGGAAGAGGTTCCAGGAAACGCCTCAAGACAAACGCCTGT TAATCGGCATAGGCGGCATCCCAGGCTCAG GCAAAACAACACTAGCCCACATCATCACAGACAAAATCAACGCCCTCTCCCTCAAAAATGAACCCTCGTCTCCTCCCCCAGCGGCCTTCGTCCCCATGGACGGCTTCCACCTCACCCGCGCCGCCCTCTCCGCCATGCCCGACCCAGCCACCGCCCACGCCCGTCGCGGCGCCCCATTCACTTTCGACGCCCCCAAGTATCTCGCCCTCGTACAGTCTTTACGAGAACCCATTTCACCTACCGTAACGATATTTGCGCCGTCGTTTGATCACGCTGTGAAGGATCCCAAGGAGAACGACATCGCAGTACTGCCGACTCATCGAATTGTTGTCTTGGAAGGGCTGTACCTGACGTTGGACAAGGACGTGTGGCGTGATGCAGGGGCATTGTTTGATGAGCTGTGGTTCGTCGAAGTGGACTTTGAGgtggcgaggaagaggctgaggGAGAGGCATGTACGAGCGGGCATTGTGAAGACTGTGGAGGAAGGGGATAAGAGGGCGATGGAGAACGATTTGGTAAATGGGAAGGAGATTATAGACTGCAGGTTGCAGGTTCACGAGTTGGTTCAGAgtagagaagatggaagctGGGTCCATGAATAG